The following are encoded in a window of Actinomycetes bacterium genomic DNA:
- a CDS encoding DUF6803 family protein → ALLPDITAAGRATDVPTHYMGLLMANQPWNLLLFMAVPFLVIYLGLVPAALGLAPAWVGRAAIAFLAVYLTVAAAYLLRWAVWPLTDSGGWRGPVDLIAVGGYVLTAVPILVLAVLTFGGGSARTQTWWAWLALVVAHVAMTFGMMAPFVLGWHATGPMAAPLH, encoded by the coding sequence GGCACTCCTGCCGGACATCACCGCCGCTGGCCGAGCCACCGACGTCCCAACCCACTACATGGGCCTGCTCATGGCCAACCAGCCCTGGAACCTGCTGCTGTTCATGGCGGTGCCGTTCCTGGTCATCTACCTCGGCTTGGTGCCCGCCGCGCTCGGGCTGGCCCCGGCGTGGGTCGGGCGGGCGGCGATCGCATTCCTGGCTGTCTACCTGACCGTCGCCGCAGCCTACCTGCTCCGGTGGGCGGTGTGGCCGCTCACCGACAGCGGCGGCTGGCGCGGCCCAGTCGACCTGATCGCCGTCGGCGGGTACGTACTCACGGCCGTGCCCATCTTGGTGCTGGCCGTCCTCACGTTCGGCGGCGGGAGTGCCAGGACGCAGACATGGTGGGCGTGGCTGGCCCTCGTCGTCGCGCACGTGGCGATGACGTTCGGGATGATGGCCCCGTTCGTGCTCGGCTGGCACGCGACCGGGCCGATGGCAGCCCCGCTGCACTGA